Part of the Vitis vinifera cultivar Pinot Noir 40024 chromosome 13, ASM3070453v1 genome is shown below.
GTTGATGAACCATGCTAACACCAGTATCTGTATCTTTATATATGGAAATTGCATTATTCCtgtaaaatgaaaacaaagaagGAGAAGTGAGGCAATATATAATAACATAGATCAAAGTAGTCATATAAATCAGCTTGTGAACAATAGCTTGGAAGGCGTGAAAGACAAACATATATGTCAGAATAGAGGATATGTTAAAATATGTTCCCCCACTAAATCTTGGTTTTCAATGGGAAAAAATGAAGATATTGTATATAACACCACTTCAACCAATCGAAAGGATAAACATTTTTGACCCAAAAGCTTATGTTGTATGCGAAATTGAATATATAAGAGGCTATATATGAATGTAAGATGGAATATTTAACAGGAAATCACATCTTCAATGAACATCCAAAAGCCTAAGTGGCAGCTAATTTAGAGAACCATTTCGTCATAATTCTTGCAGCCAACTGCCTACAGAGCCTCTTTAGAGTTAAGAACTTCACATGCTCACCTATCTGGCTTCAATTTCTTCCTAGCAAGATCAGAACCCCCTGCAGTTTGTCTTCCtgcaaaagaggaaaaaatttAGCCTGTGAAAGAATTAAGATGAAAAACAGCATTTCAACTTACGATTTTCTCCTCTAGCCAGGACAGTTCCAAAGCTTCGAACTGGTAAATGCTTCTCTATTAAGTCATCCTAAAATTGGAAAGACATTAGAATGAAAGTCATTATGCcagtataaatttaattctaatGCTTTAAGATGCATATACCTCTGTAGCTTTTGGTCTTGTTAGACAACGGGCAAAATATTTCTTATAGGCTGCCTTCAACTTTTCTATTGGTTGAGCATTCCTAAAGCatagaaaaattgaattttggtaAAACAAGAACATAAATAGTCTAAGAGATatagaaactaaaatttttgCAGAACAGAGATACAATTCTGTCAGAAGATCAATCCACAAAAATACATCCTAAAACTATTGACCCCTTTAGTTCCAGCTcttcacaaataaaataatcttcACTTCAACTTCTTCAGAATCATACTTCAATACCAAAATTGTTAAGCATGAACTTAAGTTGTTAGCCCTTTTTaccaaattataataatacaaaaatcCACAAAGCCTCTATTCCCCATTACTGGACACATCTATGTGAATCCTTTCCTGTCACTCAGCCCTATCTAGGGTCATCTGTATGCATTGCCAATCTGTTTGGTCAgacttaaataataattaattgaatATGTCATATAGGAATTCAAATAATCCAACCACATCATAATATGACATATTAGATAaccaagaagaaaagaaaggagagaAACTATCCGTCCTTGAGAAATTTACAGTCAAGAAGGTAGGGGCAGTCCTATAATATTTAGCATAATACCTAACCAACCCACTTTCATTAAAATAGGTAGACACTTTTTAACTAACCAAGATTTGTCCTTATATGAGATTTATAGAACCAAGAAAGCAAAGTAaagcctataaaaaaataaaaaaataaaaaaaataaaaaagaaggcaaaatcaaagaaaacacaagaaacagaaaaaagaaagacaCTCTAAACTCTCCAAGCAAGCCATCTTCAATGTTTCTAAACACAAGAAACCCCTTAGCCACTAATCAAGCCTTGTATTTAAGTATATTGtcatatgttttttctttgaCTTTGAAAACCCATTTACATCCTATTGCTTTCCTCCCAAGTGGTAATGAAACCAATGACCATGTTCCATTCTTCTGAAGAGCCCTATATTCTTCTAAGATTGCCTTTTTCTACTCTGGTTCCTGCAAAGCAACAAGCACACTAGAAGGCTCTCTCAACTCTGCTAGATAAATCTTAGGCTTGTATCTACCATTCTTGGCTCTTGTTATCATTACATGAGTGTTTCCTAAGCTCCTTGCTTCTATAGCAGCAAAAACTAATCCTACAATATTTTTGCTTAAACTAGGTTGCACAGAAACATTAGTCTCAAGTGTATGAGTAGGAGAGCAATAGCATTAGAAGTATCCATGTCACATAAATGCTTATCTTCATGTTGTGTAGATGGTACTAGTGTTAGAAATAGATGTTCGAAAAGGATTATCTTGAGAATTAGATGATGCAAAACCTAAAAGGAGCTGAGAAATATGAGGAAATACAGGTGGTGTGGCTAAGGGCCTTAAACTTATCTGAGAGACTGAAAGGACAACTGgtgacttttttatttttgaaaaaggaaaagagaattcATCAAATATGACATCTCTTGAAATAAACATCCTACTATTAGGGTCTAAACACTTACAACCCTTGTGATTTAAATTGTAGCCCATAAATATGCATTAAGCACTCCTAAATTGCAACTTATGTTTATTATAGGTTCTAAGGTTAAGATTACAAGCACATCCAAAGACTCTATGAGTGTTATAGGCAGGTTTAATCTTGAATAAGGTTCTAAAGGGGATTTAATATTAAGAATAGAAGTTCGAAGTCTATTTATAGGTACAAAGTCGCTTTAAAAGCCTCATCCCAAtatttcaaaggaagaaaagaatttgctgagagagagagaacccaTTTTCTACTATATGCGCCTATGTTTTCTATCAACAACCTCATTTTGTTCGTGTATGAGGGCAAGAAACTTTATGTACTATCCCATTAGTAGACAAATTATCTTGAAATACTTTGAAACTCTTCTCCACAATCTGTTTGCATGGCTTCAAGTTTGGTATTGAAATTGATAAAAGTTTGAATAGCATCTGATTTATTTCTAAGCAAGTAAATCTAGGTAATCTAGAGTAATAATCAATAAAATGGATGTAATATTTGATTAATATTTATATCCATTACTAGCCTAAATGTGTGCTAGACCCCATAGATCAAAATGCATAAGTTGAAGAGGAGCAGTATAGACTGTATCAGACAAACTGAATGAGAGTTTATGAATCTTACCTATACAACAAGATGTACATAAAGAAGattccattttattaaaattgggcATATTACAATGAGAGAGTACACATTTGAAAACTTTTTCAAATGGATGACCTAACCTTTTATGCCACAAATCAAACAAAGAACTCTTAGAATTGGTTGAACAACTAGTATGTGTTGAATTATCTATATTACAAGAGGCTgacagtttttttgtttttaaaatcagaaacttttatatagaaataaaaCATCTTGTTCAAAAAGTATAgatttaccttttatttttaaaaatcattttcaaataattaaacagtttttaaaagtattaCTTTTTCAATGTAAGTCTCTAagtgtttttgtattttatataaaagttaccaCTATTTTCTGATTTCAAAAACAGAAAACGGGAAGTTTATCTAAACAAGCACaaagttgatttattttgttatatttataaaGTTCATCTGGATATTGGGACTTTCTTAACAGAAAGTGGCAGATAAGGACTTCAGATTTAGTGCTTAGTCATGCCAAATTCTCATGAATTTCAATAGTTgggtcaatatatatatatatatatatacatattttactTGATCCTTGCATTATTCCCTTGCTTCTTTCTCACCAGGATTACTTATCCAGCACCAAATGGTTGTTTAATTTGCATATCAGTTCTTTATCATGTGAAGTATGAGGTTGTGAATGTGCAATTGGACATTTTTTATGTTCTCTACAGGCAAATTTATTTTCTACTGGTTATATgaaagtttaattttgtttgacTCTAGAAATGCATTGAGGAATTCTGCATTCTTGTTGCTTCCATATTATGATAGCACAAAAACTTAGGTGGATCTAAAGGAAGAGAGAATcctgaaaaattagaatttatttgcATGGCCTCATGATAATTTGTATAATGATTCTTggaatgttttgttttgttttctggtgattactttttagaatattctttgtttgcttttgtttgctttgttttctgtttttttattttcttcttattttcttctcacTTGCTGTGGGTTGTCCATATAAACTGCATGTGTCTTTCGGTTGCACTGCCCTCGATGCTTTtctattacatttattttcctattaatgGAAACTATGTTGACATCTTGCAATTCTTGGAGGTTAACCTAAATACAATCTTGCCTTTTAAACCCTTGCTTCAAGCCCTATCCAAGCTTTAGGTtattaatttaggtttgaaTGTTTTACTTatagactttattttatattaagaaaaatgacatcaGAAGAAGGGGAAAACTTTTCCATGCCAAGTGCGGGTTCAACTCCAATTACAGGCAGTACTTCAACTACTGATGGAACCTTGGTATCTAAAAGAAGAAAGTTGACTTCGGTTGTTtggaatgattttgataaaatcatAGAAGATGGACAAGATTATGCTATTTGTAAGCACTGTAAGGGAAAGCTTAAGGCCGATAGCAAGAATGGGACAAAACACTTACATGTACACATAGAAAGGTGCATGAAACGAAGAAATGTTGATATTAGGCAACAATTATTGGCAGTAGAGAGAAAATGTCATGGAAAAGTTCAAATTGGTGGTTTTACCTTTGATCAAGAAATCTCAAGAGAGAAGCTTGCACGTGCAATTATATTGCATGAGTACCCACTTTCAATCGTTGACCATGTAGGGTTTAGAGAATTTGCTACTAGTCTCCAACCCTTATTTAAGATGGTTTCCCGCAATACGATTAAGGGTGATATAATGAAGATTTATGAGGTTGAGAAAGATAAGATGATTAGCTACTTAGAGAAACTTCAAAGTAGAGTTGCTATCACAACTAATATGTGGacatcaaaacaaaagaaaggctACATGGCTATCACTGTACATTACATTGATGAGTCTTGTGATTct
Proteins encoded:
- the LOC104881201 gene encoding mitotic spindle checkpoint protein BUBR1-like, with translation MFLFYQNSIFLCFRNAQPIEKLKAAYKKYFARCLTRPKATEDDLIEKHLPVRSFGTVLARGENRRQTAGGSDLARKKLKPDRNNAISIYKDTDTGVSMVHQPDVSNNELKLWHSLGSRAKNFNE